The genomic interval ATTCATGAGTTAAAGTATTAAGATTTGGTGGCTCAAGTATAGAAGAATCATTTGAACGGTTtgcatcttttcttttaaaaaatttgtcaattattttcaatttacttatattttaatcaaatttaaaaaaattaaagcagtcaacttttaatattcttattttatttctatttcaacttataatattaaatataaaactataatacaaaaaacataaatagTTAAACACAATATATAAGATTGATAATTTCCTCTTATAtgatcaaaattatttaaaggCTTTATATTCtagataattttctttcaattaaatataaaatgtaaaacatataaaaaagatatatttaagataatttctttttatttaatcaagattaaaaaaaataatacattaatgaaatttttaacaacaGTGCAACATTACaacttatatttaaaaattacataataatttatgaatttttaaagattaaaattataaaaaataaaattcatataatagaaacaaaaaagaaaaaaacatggTTGATGGTTCGTAAAAATTTAGAACAGaaaatctataaaaatttaaaacatataaataaatgaaataaaaataaataaataaataaaaataataatataaattgagaaagaaaaacaaaaaacctttaaaattGAGACATGTGAAATCATGttgttattttttctttatattaattattaaataaaaaattattttgaagagatcggtaaagaaatatataaaaaattttatataatacaaaaaaaaattttaaaattttgagaggCCAAAGTAAAGGAGGCTCCGCCCCTGGATCAAAGTATGGCTCACTATTTATCCTCTCTAACAATCTTGCAATAATTGATAGATAACTCTTTTTAGAAGAATGTTAACATTAAATgagtcaaaataaaaatagtaatattaATACTTGACGAAAAATTGGCCAAAATTATTGTAATCACTTCAAAGTTTGGGACAAAAGTTACCATATAAGTTTGATGAATGATTTGGTTTGTTATGGTAATAAATTCAATTCAATAATTGTGAAAGGTTGCAAATACGATATGGACCAGATTTGCAATCATTTTGGAAATTACTTCTTCCTTGCAATTAGTCATTCAATAATTGGTTTAGATATATtactataaaagaaaaaaaataccagAAAATTGAGTGTTTCAATTATGTCTTTACAACTGTGTAATAGTGACTTGCAAGCTATGTAGtacaaaaatatcatcaatcgTGGAACCAAATGCTTGTATGTATAAGTTGGATTTATTTGTTGGACTAGCAATTGAATGAGACTACCATTTGGCAAAGAATAAAGGTAAAGGGGAATAGTACCAAAAAcagtaaaaggaaaattatttGGAAAAAGGGCCTATATGCTTTCTACTAAGactaaatagaaataaatgcaCAGAAAAAAGATGGCAAGGATATGATCAGGAAAGCTAGAAATTGTCATTCATGTCTGTCCTCCACTttaattttcttccaatttgCTCAACTCATTGTTCTGCCCAAAAACAAAAGTGATAGCGATTTTACAATTATCCAAAATTAAATATGGTGATTTGTCTTGAAATAAAtgcaaatatttattattgatgCACATCATTTGCTCTGATCATACATATAAGAATCCACCTTTTTGACGTAGCAACAAATTTGGCAATATTTATTTCTTGATATGAATTGTTGTTAcgatataaaaaagaaagtagaTGATGCTGTTTTTGAGGCTCAATAATTGAAAAGGTTATGCTAAAACAATTCATGAAATCTGATGATTACCTAgaagaaattaatataaatgaattcaaaaatggaggaaaatgaCACTCGGGGGTCCAGGGTCATTTAAGGCCTCTTAATCTCATCCAACTCATAGGCCAACTGCTTTTCTCCACCGACTCAACTCCTTAACCTACTACATTCATTGGGAACCTTTTGAAATTGCAACCAGACAAAGAGCACTCTCCACCCTGTAGATTCAAATCCCATATTTGGTCCCTTGGGATTTTCTCAACATGCTCTTCCACATGATTCCTTTCTCCACTCTTTTATCGTGTGAGGCACCCCATCCATGCATTGTTCTGCAAGATCTGAGGcttgttaatttatttattgccAAAAACCCATGATTTGTCACATCTCCTTTTCACTAaaactcaatatatatatatatatatatatatatattcaaaggCAGTCGTCTAGCTCATATTTCATAGTAAGTACAATAATATTACAGGACACTAAGGAGAACTAGGATGTCACAACATGAATATCATTTCCTTGGCTGagaaaaaataatcatttccAAAGGAAGAACTTGTTACTGGTGGGCTTTTAAGCTTAGATAATTAAGAAGGAAATCAATGCTTTATACCCTTTTAGCATTAgcttattataattatatgtatttttctatttaacaagttaaaatttttaaacataatacttgaaaaaattCATAcattattcaagaaaatttaaataaattgttattttttattatgtttaattaaacatttatattttttattttgaatcaaataaattcttataattaatagttgagtaattatcatttatcaaaatattacttGTCATTATACAACATGTAACGTTGAcatgaaagatgaaaatgttatattatcatattatcatatcaCAGTAATATGCCACGTCATCCATTATATGACATATCAAAATATGTCATAtggtataaaatgataaatattattttaattaataaaaattagtcaACCATTAGTTGTAAGGATTTATTtcgattcaaaataaaaatacaagaatttcattgaacacaataaaaaaataaaaaattatttaaaattttataaataatgtaaaaaactttttagaatattatatctaaaatatttgaatctttctttctttttttttcaaataaaaaaatcattgcaTTATTCACTTCAAGTCTCTAACCTATAGCcataaaatgatgaattattcACTGTAATTAATGAATGTCGATTACAATTTATAACCGAAAATAGGAGTGATATATATGAAACAAGTGTACGTACATACTGATCTAAGTGACTTAATTTGTCCAAACTTTTGTTTTGAGAACAAAGTGAGATTGAAATCTCTAGTTTAATCTATTAACAACTAATCGTATATGTATCAAAGGTCCGTGATTGGTTTGGCAGAGAAGATTCCTATTAAAATATGCAGAAACATTTCCTTAAAAAAATTGGGTAGAATTAGAGCACTTGGCTTGGACACCTTAAGtcttaaaatattcaaaattgcGACccctgggattatataatagtAGAAAGAGAGTATTGATCAGTTATTTCAAACGCCAACagatatattataaaaaattacagGGGAAAATGGTCACAAGTTTTCTCAATTCAATATTTTGACTAGAATAGGTTATCCATCACCATGAGAGAAATTGGAAAAATACCTGAAATATgtaaggaaaaagaattaagGTGGAATGGACCGTGTGATTACTCCGTGAGATAATTGATGTGGAGCTCTACCTTCCCTCGCCCACATGCATTGAACGCCAACGAAGCTGCAAGGAAAAGCCCCAGGGGGccgaaaaaaataaaaatagtatgCAATTCAATTAGATCCATGTACCAGTTTCAACTGTCGTCGTAGACTCCAAGCATCCAACTGGATTTCACAGAAGCGTACCTTTATCAATTCAATCAATTACATATAAAAAACTTGTTCAACTTACAAACAAGTTATCATTTACaactgctttttttttttcatttctgaatttattgtttaaataaGAAAGATTTGAGTCTTGGCATGTTTCTTTTGATTGACTAAGATTTTGCTTCGCGGCATATTATGCCTGAAAAATGTGATTCACCACTTTTAAGGGTCGGGATGTTCAAAGGTTGCTTACAAGTACAACAGCAAGTCTTATGGGTACTTCTCCAGCTCTTAGACAACCACAAACCACCAAGGAACAGACCCTTTTGGCCATGGCACCTAGCCGACCATTGTTTTGGCGAAGAAAGATAATTAATGTTAGTGGTCTTTTCCCATCATTCACTTTTTGGTTTCCTAGCTCATATGATTGTGTAACTACTTCACAGGATAAAGAATATATACAGATTTCTCAAGTAAGCTGGCCATAGTAGCTTCTAAAGTAACTGCAACTATTAATATATCCAGGGGCAAAGGTAGAAAGTGGAAGATCCCCCAAGGCCCAGAGACCTACAGAATATGGAGGAAAAGCGAAATTCAGGATCCATTGATATAGTTGGTTATTATGGTAGCTTAACTTTGCCACTCAGTGTCAGTGCCgcctattttcatttttccccACAGGATTTTTTGGTTTGAAAACATGGGATGATCATATTATCAGGATTCGAATTTCTGAATTGTTTTAAAAGGCTATGTAAACGAATTAACGTTGAACTCTTATACAAGGATCTAACCATATGTCTATGGTTTGGAGTAATAAGTAATTAAGCAGctccaaaaattttttttttcatttgaaagAAGAGACAAGTTAGCTATGGGCCTAATCTAACCCCAAGCGCCTTGACTTCCTGACTGATTAGAATCACCTTAATTCCTAGACTCACTATGGGCCATGTGTGACCTAAAGAGCTAAAGTTTAGTCTAggattaaagaaaagaagatgccaccccaaagaaaaaaaggggggGCTACTGGCTATATGGTCACATATCTTTAGCAGATTACTCTATGACTTGAGGGAAAGATGCATGCCATTGATCATAGGAAATTAACATGAAACAGGAGCTATCATTCTGCTTTGTTTGCTTTTCTAAATTATGAGGGTAACTGGCTGTATACATAAAGTTAATACCACAATTACCCAATGGGGCGGAAAAACGAGTAGGGATCCAAGAATGATTGCATTAAAACTTACTCACTTGATACCTTAATGGCCAACTAAATCATCAATTGTTATCAATGGCTCCCCTTCTTGACCCAAAACTACCCTATGGATGCCTGATGGAGCCATACTCCTTTTGGGTTCATTTGCATACAGAACATGATAACGCTAGAGCAGTATCAAAAGAAGTAAAGACAacatcaactttttttttttatcaatcccttcatatataatttatttacatataattaataatataaaaaatgtgcatgatttgattgaaaaaGGGATACATTACACATAAAGtatctaaaaaataatgataattaataataatacaatATTGCttcaaaattcataaataCATCACCGAAATCCTTAATCTTAACTTAAGGGTGACGCTGTCAGTGTACTCCCCTTTAGTTatatactccaataatttgGGGAGGAGAAAACTTagtctttctcttttctctagAATTGTCCACTGGCTTGGAGAAGCATACGAATGATACCAGTCTGTAAAGTGATTGGACCATGTTTCCAGGCACAGGCACTTTTGACATTTTCAGTTAAACAAAGGCTTTGCCTCGCTTTTATATTGCCTTCCCAACACTGTGTTATGTTATACaactctcttttatttttttaaaattaaaaaatgcaTGTTATGTATCTTCAACTTAATcatcattcaaaataaattaaaagagtGATACAAAATTACAATCAATAATgtccttatatatatatatatatatttgtttggTGCATTCATTGACGTCCTTAATTTATAAGATATTACCATTTCTTTTACATCAATAATTGTCTGAATAATATGATTAATTTCTCAATGTTGTTCTTTTAAGatattgtatattttatttgttgtgTGCCAATTAACATTTTGGTAATGTTTTGACACCAAACAGGATAGGAGAATTACAATTCAAATTTCATGGCGTCCTTAGTTATCACTTGTTATTCTGTAACATTAAGGTTAAAATATATACTCAATAagctccttttttttttaaagaaaaataattctttatgttttattttatgcatATAAGCTCTTATCTTAGGATTATATCAAGAAAAAATCTTTATATTGACTAAAATTAATGTCTTATGCATCATGTGGTCTTTAGGGTTGTTAGACTCATAGCATCTTTTCTAcatatttttttcacttgaaaCATATCTATTTCAATCAGTCAAAATCgttacattaaaaaattacattatcTGCGATGAGCAGAAAGATACCAACTATGAGCTTATCAACTGttaagattataaattaaCGACTTAtttgaatacaataaaaaataaatattattgagaaatttgatatatatagtTGAGGAATTTGTTCattattttaacttaataTAAATTGCATGACAAGATTGTTGTCAGCATTGTTAAGGTCTACAATGCTACTGTTGATGTTTATAAGAACGAAAAGCAAGTAAAGAGGGAAAAGTATACATAAATTAGTGCCTGGCTGGAACAGCCAACCTGCCATGTGCATGAGTTGCTTTGGTAAATTGGTCCAATTATTCACTTTCATGGGCTTAGCCAAATGGACTTGCCGATGTAACAGTTTGGCAGCGCTTTACCACGGGGGCTTAAGATACATAAAGGCCCCAATATTTGCCCTCTTTGTCTTTTCCTGATCCGGAGAAATAGCTTTTTGCCAACGTTGGGCTGTTGTTCATATAATCAGGATTTGTCAGTGGGCTGGGTTTCTTAACCACGGTAAAAATGCCTCTAATTTATTAAAACATTTGGGAAAGAGATTTGGGCAGACGAGCATTGGGATTTTGGGGCACCGTATCGAAAATTGACAGACACGCACACTTTTATAGCATCGTGAATTCTGAACTTTGTGGGTATAGCGGGCCATAATGGTCAGCAGCAATGTGCCTTTGGTGCCAACTAAGAATCTTGGTATTAACTATTcctattaattattattaagatAGGATGGCATCCAATCACAGATAGTGGGAGAGTAGGAAAGAATGAACCTCAATCTTTAGGCCCTCGTGGATTTTATCCAGCCTTGTTGCAGTTGCTAGTGTTCCAGACTTCTATAAAGAACATCACAAATCTATAGGTGTTACTATCATTCATCATACATATTCCATAGTTTTCTGAAATAATGTGCTATAGAAACAAATCAGCAATCCCACTATGGCAAATATCCAACAAAACTGCACAAGAATAGTTTTGTGTGCTTTATTTACTAAAACAAGTCCGCTGGAGCCTCCCAAGAACCGACCCTGGTGGCGCTTGGCAATGGTGGGTTGGACTGGGGAAAGGCACGCGTACTAATAGAGCGTGGGTGATTCtccaggaaaaaaaataaatccatCCCGTACAACACTAGCAACGTGCCTCGTCCCCCTTAGTATCCTTTGCCAGGATCCCGCTGTCCTGCCTCTGCCGcaaatatcaaaacaaaacCCCAGAAGGAATCGGCCCTTTTTGCATTGTCCCCAGCctaccaaaaaagaaaacatttttgCTGCACAGCCTTCATCAAAACATGAGAATCAGAAACAGTGGCCCTCGCTCCATTTCACCTCCACCTGATCATCTCTCTTCTATTCTACGACTACCACCCTCTGCACCGCGTGAAAAGCCAGCCTTTTCCCCCACCAAAGCCATGATGACCGCTTCTGATCCGCTTTCCTCCTCTTTATCTGATCAACAAGCGCCACATGTCATGGTCAGTAGAATCAACGCCCGACTTTCCTCCTTTGACAACGGGGCTGATTCCAAAGACACCATCTTCAGCGCAAGCTCTTATGCCCAAGATAGCTGGTCCTTCTCAAGTAATGAAAGGTGAATGATTACAAAGTTTCCATCTTTTATATTCATGTTTGTTTTCGTTTTCTGTAATAAGTTTCGGCTGAAAATTTTGTCATGTTTTTACAGTTTTGGGCACGGCATTTTTGGTCAGACTCAGACATCAACTTCAAGCTCAGCTTCTTCATCCCTATCTTACAGTGGTATGCAACATTTTGTATGTCCATATACATtctgaaattttaaataaaaatgttcTTTTTTTCCGCATGTTGGGTTTAACACGGGACGATGTAGGGCGCTGGTGTGAGGAAGAAAGAGCAATTCcattgaaaaaaagaagagtagTGATGATAAGCTACGAAACAAAACAAAGCAAGGAGATTCAGATCATGAAGAAGGATGCATTGGGAAGGAAGCGAGAGATGGGGGAGATGGAGGGTTTTGAGAGGTGCAATAGGGGGAATGGGAAGGGATGGAGGTGTAACAAAATGAGAGTGAAGGGTCATAGGTTGTGCAAGCACCATTTGGAAATGCAAAGGATGAGAAGTATGAATTGCCCCAGCAGAAACCAAGGGGATTCCTTTGCTGGTGGAGCCAACCAAATGAGGGAAAACAAGAGGGTACGAGTGGTCAAGGCTCGATCCATGAGCAGCTTGCTTAGAGACTCTGTTCCATTGTTATATTAAAGTTGCTGAGGTAGTACTCGTGCTAGTATTGAATTAGCTTTAGCTGAAACTTGTAGTTTGATAGGAAAGTTGTGGGGAAGGAAAACCGTCGTAAATAGAAAATGGTAGACTGATAGTAACAGTTCCCTTTTTTTAACCATCCCATTACAAAATGTAATGATGTATAGGTTTGACAGAAATCAAAATGAACGAGAGACACGGTTCACGGTTGCTTCCTTGCTATTTCTTTGTATTTTCGTTAGTTTTCCATGTTGGGTGCTGGCAAGTCTGCCACGTATGTAGTTTGTTTtacaattttcaatttcctttcttttttatcgGTTGCAAGGAAATTAGTGACTATTTGGTTGCTAGCAGTACTATTTTatacataaaattataaaaattataattataattaccTACTATATGGATATTATTTCATACAAAAAATCAATGAATAAACCGACAAAAAACTGGTATAAAATTAGATATatacaatataatataaaattacattCAACTAACATATGATCAGATTTGAACTTAAGACTTAAAAGATATCATGACCATGAGCATGATGTGGGTACTTTAATCTAATTTTgtattgatttattattagttaattgattagttttttttattgaatttaataattcttttgttgaaaattactGGATTATGCATAATTTCGATTAATgaatgtaattttattaaaataagtcaatttttttaaaaaaattatatttacatATAGTCATATtgatttagaataaaaataaacataaaattaattgaaatatatacttatatgATGACACTTGAAAGTAAGATTCCAATAGTTCCTCTTTTTGTGCTATTGAGACAGGTTCTCATTGACCCatttagattattttgtttttcaagtaATTTggtttttatgtaattttttatttaaaatgatgcAATGTTGAATTAAATTACAATAACAGATATCATCGCGTCTTATCATGCACAAACCAAAATTGAATTAGTTACTCCTTTTTGCATTACtcagaaagaaaataaaagctaaaataacaaaaaaaaaaacttgaattatatatatttataattaaatttttatatttttattatatccaattaaatatattttttatttgtaacaGATTTAGTCCTTATTCTtttaccttttaaaaaaattcttattactttattttacTCAATTAAACCTTTATCTcgtaataaaaacataataaacGATATTTGCAATAACAATAATGATCACTTGTTGTatgcataaaatttaacttaatatGCTGATTAGGAACAATCAACACCGATgatgtgaaattttttatgatataGTGCACCGTGTCAACAATcacaacaaaaattaaaagcgTGACATAtcatatttgtttaattaacaTGTTACGAAAATTTCTATGTATATAAGAAGTGAAaactttcattaaaaataaaatctgtTATGTTTTCATTAGGtgataaaaattcaattatatataaataaaaaaacttaataaaaaagaagaattcgATTGAGAAAAGCATATAAAATAGTAACATAACTGTGGCCGACGTTCACCCGGTTCATGAAAGGATGAAAAAGGCCGGGAAGTgaagaacaaaacaaaagacGAGGAAATTGGAAATACTTAGAAAAAAACGAAAACGTGGGCAACTATAGTCTATAGCAGTGTGGTCCCCACATCCCATTCTCCCTCCCTTACCTTACGGATAAGCCTTTCATTGAACAGACAGTCTCTCTCTCCCCATCTTCCAACGTTTCAAATGAATCAGTCCACACCAAAACGCAAACAAACTACATCAGAAACGCAACTTCCAACTCTCAAACGGtgttataaaaaagaaacacaaagaGCCAGAGGGTCTAACCTTCAAAGCCAGTTATGCTTTTCTTCTACTTTTCCACATACCCTTTTGCCTAAATATCTTATTTCCTATCAAAAATATCTTTGAAATACTATATTGGAAccaaaggaaaggaaaaaaaaggaaaaaaagatgTCAGTTTTGGCAGCaaattctcaaattttgtatagaGAATTCTATCAGAGGGACCAACAACAGCAGCTTTGGAACAGTGGGAGCTGCATGTTGTTGCAAAAAAATTGTGGGTATTTTGGGTTTGATAGGAGGAATGGAAAATGGAAGAAGAATATTGCAAGGAGAGATTGGAGAGTAGAAGCTCTTTGGCCTGATTTGTCCAGACCAAGTGCGGTTGAGATGGAACCAATCAACGATTGTGATCAGCTTGATCAAATTCTGCTTCGTGCTCAAGAGCTCTCCCAGCCTATTCTCATTGACTGGTTTCCTCACTCTCCATGTTTTTGTTGATCTAATCTTTATTTGATTTGTCCTCTGCTATATGAATTGCAAAATGTTTAGGTCCTGGTTTTGTTTAATTGTTGATAGGATGGCTGCTTGGTGCCGGAAATGTATCTATTTGAAGCCTAAATTGGAGAAATTGGCAGCTGAGTATAATACCAAGTAATTTCCCTCCTCCCTCTTTAGGCTCTACTCTAGTTTGTGAAAATCTTTTACTAGTTTTGGAAATCTATGTGTTTCTAAATTATCTGAACTTTTTGGCCACCTGACCCTTCATATAAAATTGCACAATATTTTACACCCCAACCTAGGGCAACCAATGTGTGTTTTAGGCTATAGAAGGTTGGAGATGATAATTTGAGTAAAAACTTACATTCGAGTTCTAGTATTTTTCATCTCAATGAAAAGGGGGTCACCTTGAGGTTTTGGATTAAAGTCTTAAGTTCAAGCTGCACCATGATGAGTAACTGTATTCATCATCGGCTTAAATCATCTATCATCGACTGCCCAGCTGTTAGTCCTTGTCAAAAACTAGTTTAGCTATGAAGTACTTTGCGCTGCTCATGCCATAATCAGTtgctttaattatttttgttatgttCTTGACgtattcttttttgttttaaatccTCCTAgaatcaaattttattgtgTGGATGTCAACAAGGTACCTCAAGGTCTAGTGAAGCGGGGAAACATCTCTGTATGTATATGATATGCTTTGTATatactttctttctctcttcgtAATCTGAtatgatttcttttttgattgTTTATGCCTTTCTGAGCAGAAAATGCCAACAATTCAGGTGCGTTGCCTACAAACTAAATCTGGGTTTGATATTAAAAGAGACTCTTTTATAAAGATTGACAGAAGGATCTGAAAAACTTGTTGCAGGTATGGAAGGATGGAGAGATGAAAGAAGAAGTAATTGGAGGACACAAGGCATGGCTTGTGATTGAAGAAGTGAGACAAATGATCCAAAAGTTTGTATGATTAAACTACTGGGACCATCACTCTTCTCTGTAGAATTAGCTCTTTCTCTGCTCTGCCATGATAAGGAAACTCACTTCCTATAGAAAAGCCATATTTGTACAGTAGAAATAATTCCACTAATCAGTGTTGATGCATAAAGGAAAGATGCATCTTGAATTTGAAGTTTGAAATTAGCATGGCCATGGTATGCTGCAATTGCTGTGTGCAGAGAGGTCTTCttactttgttttttaatgTCTGCAAGTACCATAGTATGAAAAGCTTTGAAGATTGTCTGTATACAATCTAAATATAGCAATTGAAACTTGAAAGGCTTACTGTGGCATATTAATTTTGTTCGGGTATATAACACAAATATTAGAGTTGAAACACCTAgacattgttttctttttttctttgtttttaacatttttgttAAGGTCGCATTAAACTAACAAAATTGCAGAAGTACAAGCCAAACTGTTTCACCAGAAACGAACAAAGAAAAACACGTGCGGGGTGCTGTTGTAGAGTTGTTGTGAGACATTAATTAGTCTAAAAGTAATAGTACACTCAGCCAGCGGGGACGTCGCTTTGGCCAGTGGTTAAGGCGTGTGCCTGCTAAGTACATGGGTTTATCCCGCGAGAGTTCGAATCTCTCAGGCGACGTTCTacctttttatcatttttaagttttctaaTCAAAGCTTAATGCTAACGCTATGGGCCAAAAACGGTTTAAGTACATCGCGCCACAAGCGTTTTTATCGTCTGCCACAACGGAAAAAGGCACAAAGGACCCAAAGTAAAAATCCTTGTTGTTCTTTCAATTCTAGCAAACACAATGTAAAAAGACAAATCTCCCTATTAAGGATGCCATGCCAAGTGGAGCTACTTTTGGATCTGATGGGCATTGCACGATGTGCGTTTACGAGGATTAAGCCTTGATAGGGCCAGCCAGAAGATAATCCTTTCGGCTTTCTAGTATTGCATCAATTGTGCCGACATTTTCCACACAATTAATGCACTGATTCTTGCCACCTAAAACTATAAAAACGTGGAACACTGACCGTTACTTGTGCCAATTTATGAGGAGCAAACTCCTCTCCAGCATACCTAGGCTTGGATTGCTTAGGCACATATATTATCCGTCTCTTATTTTGTTAGCAACAATTGGGACATAGAGTTAGTTTAGCTTCCGCTACAACAGAATCTTTAAGATTCTGAATCACTCCAGAGCAAGTTTCCATGTTCATCACAAGTCAACCATGCATCACATACAAAACAACAGATCGGGCACACTTCAATATGCACAAGTAGGGTTCTTGTAACTCATGAATTAACTTTGATTCAATCTCAGCCAAGCTCTGTACAAGTTCTCGTCATGTGAGCTTGTACGCCTCTTAGTACCCATCGATAACATCACAgtacaaaatgaaaaatgaaactgCAGAGGCTAATTCTTAAAAGGAGAGGTACAATCTAAGAATAGGGCTACCTTCTATACAATCTTGGCCAAGCTTCCTAGATGAATAATTTCATCAGGCAACCTCAAAAAGAACGGTCGACCCTGTATTATGCAGAAATATATAATGGTGATAGAGCAGAAGATAATTCTTCAAAAGGCTGAAAGGTACAGGGGCAAGGGCTATGAGAAACAATCCTGATAGGGGGCCGAAATAGAAGTTTCAACTGCCAATAATCCAACCTAGGGAAAGAATCCTTACCATACTGCCCTAGAATTGAAACTGTGACTTCCTCCTAACACATGCAATGGAGCAAACATGCTCGCTATGCTACCACTGATAGTACTTTGATGATATGtaaattatcttttcttaCTAGACTGCATCCATCTTCGTATCTCCACTACTAAGCGTACTTCATTTATACATCTAGTTGATCATCCCATCAACATAACCACCTAATGCTACTTCACCTGCCCACACACTTGATATCACTAAAAAACATATTAATCCCCATACCTTAAGCTCTCTTTTATTCTTTACTGATAACCCCTTAGCAAAGGGATGAATG from Theobroma cacao cultivar B97-61/B2 chromosome 5, Criollo_cocoa_genome_V2, whole genome shotgun sequence carries:
- the LOC18599134 gene encoding thioredoxin-like 3-1, chloroplastic, whose product is MSVLAANSQILYREFYQRDQQQQLWNSGSCMLLQKNCGYFGFDRRNGKWKKNIARRDWRVEALWPDLSRPSAVEMEPINDCDQLDQILLRAQELSQPILIDWMAAWCRKCIYLKPKLEKLAAEYNTKIKFYCVDVNKVPQGLVKRGNISKMPTIQVWKDGEMKEEVIGGHKAWLVIEEVRQMIQKFV